From Streptomyces sp. TLI_105, the proteins below share one genomic window:
- a CDS encoding helix-turn-helix domain-containing protein, with translation MGVSEKEPRVLPQPVVADAMCPERRVLEHVTSRWGVLILIALRERSYRFSELRRAIGGVSEKMLTQTLQTLERDGFVHRDAKPVIPPRVDYTLTPLGAEAAHRVWELARWTANSLDAVEEARVRYDTVREVSQ, from the coding sequence ATGGGAGTAAGCGAGAAGGAGCCGCGCGTCCTGCCGCAGCCCGTCGTGGCCGATGCCATGTGCCCGGAGCGCCGCGTCCTGGAGCACGTCACCAGCCGCTGGGGCGTCCTGATCCTGATCGCCCTGCGCGAGCGCTCGTACCGCTTCAGCGAGCTGCGCCGCGCGATCGGCGGCGTCAGCGAGAAGATGCTCACGCAGACGCTCCAGACCCTGGAGCGCGACGGCTTCGTCCACCGCGACGCCAAGCCCGTCATCCCGCCCCGCGTCGACTACACCCTCACCCCCCTCGGGGCGGAGGCCGCCCACCGGGTCTGGGAACTCGCACGCTGGACCGCGAACAGCCTCGACGCGGTCGAGGAGGCGCGTGTGCGTTACGACACGGTGCGCGAGGTGTCCCAATGA
- a CDS encoding NmrA family NAD(P)-binding protein, translating to MSIVVTGATGQLGRLVVTELLARVPARSVVAVVRDKAKAADLAERGVELRVADYDEPETLAGVFAAGDRVLLISGHEIGRRVAQHTAVVTAAKAAGVAQLAYTGILGGPDAGLVLAEEHKGTEQAILDSGLPYTFLRNGWYTENYTANLAPVLAHGAVVANAGEGRVASAARADYAAAAAVVLTGPLDEHLGRAYELNGDVSWSFAEYAAEVARQSGQEITYSDVPAATHLEILVGAGVPQPFAEILVDIDEAVARGELAARGDDLARLIGRPTTPITETIKDALAAS from the coding sequence ATGAGCATCGTCGTCACCGGAGCCACCGGCCAGCTCGGCCGCCTCGTCGTCACCGAGCTGCTGGCCCGCGTCCCCGCCCGGTCCGTCGTCGCCGTCGTCCGCGACAAGGCCAAGGCCGCCGACCTGGCCGAGCGCGGGGTCGAGCTGCGCGTCGCCGACTACGACGAGCCCGAGACCCTGGCCGGCGTCTTCGCGGCCGGCGACCGGGTGCTGCTGATCTCGGGCCACGAGATCGGGCGGCGGGTGGCGCAGCACACCGCCGTCGTGACCGCCGCGAAGGCCGCGGGCGTCGCCCAGCTCGCGTACACCGGCATCCTCGGCGGACCGGACGCCGGCCTCGTCCTCGCCGAGGAGCACAAGGGCACCGAGCAGGCGATCCTCGACTCCGGCCTGCCGTACACCTTCCTCCGCAACGGCTGGTACACCGAGAACTACACGGCCAACCTCGCGCCCGTCCTCGCCCACGGCGCCGTCGTCGCCAACGCCGGCGAGGGCCGGGTCGCCTCCGCCGCGCGCGCCGACTACGCGGCCGCGGCCGCCGTCGTGCTGACCGGCCCGCTCGACGAGCACCTGGGCCGGGCGTACGAGCTGAACGGCGACGTCTCGTGGTCGTTCGCCGAGTACGCGGCCGAGGTCGCCCGGCAGTCCGGTCAGGAGATCACGTACTCGGACGTGCCCGCCGCCACCCACCTGGAGATCCTCGTCGGCGCCGGGGTGCCGCAGCCCTTCGCCGAGATCCTGGTCGACATCGACGAGGCCGTGGCACGCGGCGAGCTGGCGGCGCGCGGCGACGACCTGGCCCGGCTGATCGGCCGCCCGACCACCCCGATCACGGAGACGATCAAGGACGCGCTCGCCGCCTCGTGA
- a CDS encoding DUF6401 family natural product biosynthesis protein has product MNVSPGGPLIDVAATYMPRLSEFSFEPGLVAAVDQHAAAVCDALIPAQRGPQGRTVGREELADYVLGFTDWLSEVDWTEPVGHDFATLRLTAVCWLIREHDLLGV; this is encoded by the coding sequence ATGAACGTTTCGCCCGGCGGCCCGCTGATCGACGTCGCCGCCACGTACATGCCCCGGCTCTCGGAGTTCTCCTTCGAGCCGGGGCTCGTGGCCGCCGTCGACCAGCACGCGGCGGCCGTGTGCGACGCGCTGATCCCGGCCCAGCGGGGTCCGCAGGGCCGGACCGTCGGCCGGGAGGAGCTGGCCGACTACGTCCTCGGGTTCACCGACTGGCTCTCCGAGGTCGACTGGACCGAGCCCGTCGGCCACGACTTCGCGACCCTCCGCCTGACGGCGGTCTGCTGGCTGATCCGGGAGCACGACCTGCTGGGCGTGTGA
- the rarD gene encoding EamA family transporter RarD produces the protein MWGLVPLFWPLLKPAGAVEILAHRMVWSLLFVGVALLALRRWGWIPELVRSPRKLGLITLAAAVITVNWGLYIWSVNTGHVVEASLGYFINPLVTIALGVLVLKERLRPAQWAAVGVGFSAVLVLAVGYGRPPWISLTLAFSFALYGLVKKKVNLGGLESLAAETAVQFLPALGYLVWLGTRGTLAFGSHGAGHTALLAATGLVTAAPLVCFGAAAIRVPLSTLGLLQYLAPTFQFLLGVVYFHEEMPPERWAGFSLVWLALTLLTWDALRTARKNRAAVEAAVSAARTETAPAETTPAETAPTTGDTGGEAGTAPVSTPSAQPGR, from the coding sequence ATGTGGGGACTGGTCCCGCTCTTCTGGCCCCTCCTCAAGCCCGCCGGGGCCGTCGAGATCCTCGCCCACCGCATGGTGTGGTCCCTGCTCTTCGTCGGCGTCGCCCTGCTCGCGCTGCGCCGCTGGGGCTGGATACCCGAGCTCGTGCGCAGCCCGCGCAAGCTCGGCCTGATCACCCTGGCCGCCGCCGTCATCACCGTGAACTGGGGCCTCTACATCTGGTCCGTGAACACGGGCCACGTCGTCGAGGCCTCCCTCGGCTACTTCATCAACCCGCTCGTCACCATCGCCCTCGGCGTCCTCGTCCTCAAGGAGCGGCTGCGCCCCGCGCAGTGGGCGGCGGTCGGCGTCGGCTTCTCGGCCGTGCTCGTCCTGGCCGTCGGGTACGGGCGGCCGCCGTGGATCTCGCTCACCCTCGCGTTCTCCTTCGCCCTCTACGGCCTGGTGAAGAAGAAGGTCAACCTCGGCGGCCTGGAGTCGCTCGCCGCCGAGACCGCCGTCCAGTTCCTGCCCGCCCTCGGCTACCTCGTCTGGCTCGGGACCCGGGGGACCCTGGCCTTCGGCTCCCACGGCGCCGGCCACACGGCGCTGCTCGCCGCCACCGGCCTCGTCACGGCGGCCCCCCTGGTCTGCTTCGGGGCGGCGGCGATCCGCGTACCGCTGTCCACGCTCGGACTGCTCCAGTACCTCGCGCCGACCTTCCAGTTCCTGCTCGGGGTCGTCTACTTCCACGAGGAGATGCCGCCGGAGCGCTGGGCCGGCTTCTCCCTCGTCTGGCTGGCGCTGACGCTCCTCACCTGGGACGCGCTCAGGACGGCCCGGAAGAACCGCGCCGCGGTCGAGGCCGCGGTCTCAGCCGCTCGTACGGAGACCGCTCCCGCGGAGACCACCCCTGCGGAGACCGCGCCCACCACCGGAGACACCGGCGGGGAGGCAGGGACCGCGCCGGTTTCCACCCCATCGGCCCAGCCCGGCCGCTGA
- a CDS encoding MFS transporter, whose product MSLRAWSLLLVLCGTIFLEGIDVAMLAVAVPTVRADLGLTTGTAAWVMSAYVLGYAGFTLLGGRAADLLGRRRMFLGWLAVFLVFSGLGGLADEGWTLVLARFVTGVAAAFMTPAALSIITTSYEEGPQRNQALLVFAGTAAGGFSLGLVIGGLLTRLGWRWVFFAPVLLAAVILLAALRLVPKEPRPVRVKGGFDLGGALAAAGAMLLLAYGVVRLEHGLDGWTVTAAVLAAGLLLAGAFVAVERRAAVPLVRLGILRSASLIRADLGALLFVGSFFGFQFVATLYLQELRGWSSLETALALLVMGCDAVLAPTLTPRLVARFGNARVILGGFVLAVVSYALFLPVGPDWSYAAMFPTLLLTGIAFALAYGPLTIAGTEGVAEEEQGLASGLFTTATQFGSAVGIAAVTAVHGIAGGGPGGFRAALVVPVVMVVLGAVITATGVREGRRAQAPEAATKLTV is encoded by the coding sequence CCGACCTCGGACTCACCACCGGCACCGCCGCCTGGGTCATGTCCGCCTACGTCCTCGGCTACGCCGGCTTCACCCTCCTCGGCGGCCGCGCCGCCGACCTGCTCGGACGGCGCCGGATGTTCCTCGGCTGGCTCGCCGTCTTCCTGGTCTTCTCCGGCCTCGGCGGCCTCGCCGACGAGGGCTGGACCCTCGTCCTGGCCCGCTTCGTGACGGGCGTCGCCGCCGCGTTCATGACCCCCGCCGCCCTGTCGATCATCACCACCTCGTACGAGGAGGGACCGCAGCGCAACCAGGCGCTCCTCGTCTTCGCCGGCACCGCCGCCGGCGGCTTCTCGCTCGGCCTCGTCATCGGCGGGCTGCTCACCCGGCTCGGCTGGCGCTGGGTCTTCTTCGCCCCCGTCCTCCTGGCCGCCGTGATCCTGCTCGCCGCACTGCGGCTCGTCCCGAAGGAACCGCGCCCGGTCCGGGTGAAGGGCGGCTTCGACCTCGGCGGGGCGCTCGCCGCCGCCGGAGCGATGCTGCTCCTGGCGTACGGCGTCGTCCGCCTGGAGCACGGGCTCGACGGCTGGACGGTCACGGCCGCCGTGCTCGCCGCCGGGCTCCTCCTCGCCGGGGCCTTCGTCGCCGTCGAGCGCCGGGCCGCCGTCCCGCTCGTCCGCCTCGGCATCCTCCGCAGCGCCTCGCTGATCCGCGCCGACCTGGGCGCCCTGCTCTTCGTCGGCTCTTTCTTCGGCTTCCAGTTCGTGGCCACGCTCTACCTCCAGGAGCTGCGCGGCTGGTCCTCCCTGGAGACGGCGCTCGCCCTGCTCGTCATGGGCTGCGACGCGGTCCTCGCGCCGACCCTGACCCCGCGGCTCGTGGCCCGCTTCGGCAACGCGCGGGTGATCCTCGGCGGCTTCGTCCTCGCCGTCGTCTCGTACGCGCTGTTCCTGCCCGTCGGCCCGGACTGGTCGTACGCGGCGATGTTCCCGACCCTGCTGCTCACCGGGATCGCCTTCGCCCTCGCGTACGGGCCGCTCACGATCGCCGGCACGGAAGGCGTCGCGGAGGAGGAGCAGGGGCTCGCGAGCGGCCTGTTCACGACCGCCACCCAGTTCGGTTCGGCGGTGGGCATCGCGGCGGTGACGGCGGTGCACGGCATCGCGGGCGGCGGCCCCGGCGGCTTCCGGGCGGCGCTCGTCGTGCCCGTGGTGATGGTGGTGCTCGGGGCCGTGATCACGGCGACGGGGGTACGGGAGGGGAGGCGGGCCCAGGCCCCGGAAGCTGCGACCAAGCTCACGGTCTGA